A section of the Mesorhizobium loti genome encodes:
- a CDS encoding STAS/SEC14 domain-containing protein, giving the protein MNFLQSVPAIRRIDTGRDDLFAIDVVGHVSAADAENLFGLLEAAYALHQRIDVAVRMVDHDGVDWADISEETLKLGALHALEHIGRCAAIGAPDWTPDARQALPASSPIEFRHFKAEDEDEAWEWLGVRQVGVREKPSS; this is encoded by the coding sequence GTGAATTTCCTGCAATCCGTGCCGGCGATCCGTCGCATCGACACCGGTCGCGACGACCTGTTCGCAATCGATGTGGTCGGGCATGTCTCGGCGGCCGATGCGGAAAACCTGTTTGGCCTGCTGGAAGCGGCCTACGCGCTTCATCAGCGAATCGACGTGGCTGTGCGCATGGTCGATCATGACGGCGTCGACTGGGCCGACATCTCCGAAGAGACCCTCAAACTGGGCGCCCTCCATGCACTGGAGCATATAGGCCGCTGCGCGGCGATCGGCGCACCGGACTGGACGCCGGACGCACGGCAGGCCTTGCCCGCGTCGTCACCCATCGAATTCAGGCATTTCAAGGCCGAGGACGAAGACGAGGCCTGGGAATGGCTCGGTGTCCGGCAAGTCGGCGTACGGGAAAAGCCCTCGTCGTAG
- a CDS encoding pyridoxine 5'-phosphate synthase, whose amino-acid sequence MPAKLSVNLNAIAMLRNRRDLPWPSVIGIGRLALAAGAHGLTVHPRPDERHTRHSDLPEIRALIDDEFPQAEFNIEGYPSEDFLALVEKHQPEQVTLVPDEPAQATSDHGWNFAADAAFLTPIVRRLKKGGFRVSLFSDADPAGIAAARDTGADRIELYTGPYGSCHSDSAKAANELERLGKTADAASAAGLQVNAGHDLTVGNLPALARRIPALAEVSIGHGLTADALEYGMAGTVGRFLRACGW is encoded by the coding sequence ATGCCCGCAAAGCTTTCCGTCAACCTCAACGCCATCGCCATGCTGCGCAACCGGCGCGACTTGCCGTGGCCCAGCGTGATCGGCATCGGCCGGCTCGCCCTTGCCGCCGGAGCGCATGGGCTGACCGTCCATCCGCGTCCCGACGAGCGTCACACGCGGCATTCCGACCTGCCGGAGATCCGGGCGCTGATCGACGACGAGTTCCCGCAGGCTGAATTCAACATCGAGGGCTATCCGAGCGAGGATTTCCTGGCGCTTGTGGAAAAGCATCAGCCCGAACAGGTGACGCTGGTTCCCGATGAGCCGGCACAGGCAACCTCCGACCATGGCTGGAACTTCGCCGCCGACGCGGCGTTCCTGACACCAATCGTCAGGCGCCTGAAGAAGGGTGGTTTCAGGGTGTCGCTGTTCTCCGATGCCGATCCCGCCGGCATTGCGGCCGCGCGCGATACCGGTGCCGACCGGATCGAGCTCTATACCGGTCCCTATGGCAGCTGCCATTCCGATTCCGCAAAGGCGGCCAACGAGCTGGAAAGATTGGGGAAAACAGCCGATGCGGCATCCGCCGCCGGTCTCCAGGTCAATGCCGGGCACGATCTGACGGTGGGCAATCTGCCCGCTCTGGCGAGGCGCATTCCGGCATTGGCCGAAGTGTCAATCGGACATGGGTTGACAGCCGACGCGTTGGAGTATGGCATGGCCGGCACGGTGGGTCGGTTTCTCAGGGCCTGTGGGTGGTAA
- a CDS encoding potassium transporter Kup — translation MALANTGSEAEPVEQSSHPEIEQHSTKVLMLGALGVVYGDIGTSPIYAFREALVASSGGQVAERGDILGVLSLIIWSLTIIVTIKYIMFVLRADNRGEGGVLSLMALARGSFPKRSAVILGVGIVGASLFFGDAVITPAISVLSAVEGMNVVTPTFQPYVVPLTLVILAMVFAVQRFGTGGVGLVFGPVTAVWFLAIGLSGLKHIIADPEILWAISPHYIVAFLIHSPDVAFVTIGAIFLAVTGAEALYADLGHFGRKPIVLAWLSIVFPCLLLNYAGQGAFVLAKNGVVGHPFFEMNEGWMLIPMVVLATAATVIASQAVISGAFSLTRQAVQLNMLPRLEILHTSEKQSGQIYMPRVNLLLALVVMLLVVGFGESSKLASAYGISVTGNMLVTTVLLYVVMTRIWKWRLRVAIPLTALFALIDIGFFASNIVKVFEGGWASLAVAFTIVTAMWTWVRGSRYLFDKTRRNEIPLDFLAGNLLKKKPQLVSGTAVFLTSDPLSAPTALMHSLKHYKVLHEQNVILSVVTAPQPVVPDSDRVKMETVNELFMRVTLTFGYMEQPNIPRALAICRKQGWKFDIMTTSFFLSRRSLKASPNSGMPVWQDRLFIGLARTAADATEYFQIPTGRVVEIGTQVAI, via the coding sequence ATGGCCCTTGCCAATACTGGTAGTGAGGCAGAACCCGTCGAACAATCGAGCCATCCGGAAATCGAGCAGCACAGCACCAAGGTGCTGATGCTGGGCGCGCTCGGCGTTGTCTATGGCGATATCGGCACCAGCCCGATCTACGCCTTTCGCGAGGCCCTGGTGGCGTCTTCGGGCGGTCAGGTCGCGGAGCGTGGCGATATATTGGGCGTGCTGTCGCTTATCATCTGGTCGCTGACGATCATCGTCACCATAAAATACATCATGTTCGTGCTGCGCGCCGACAATCGCGGCGAGGGCGGCGTGCTGTCGCTGATGGCGCTGGCGCGCGGCAGTTTCCCGAAGCGCTCGGCGGTGATCCTGGGCGTCGGCATCGTCGGCGCCTCGCTGTTCTTCGGCGACGCCGTCATCACGCCGGCGATTTCGGTGCTGTCGGCGGTCGAGGGCATGAACGTCGTTACCCCCACCTTCCAGCCCTATGTCGTGCCGCTGACACTGGTGATTCTTGCCATGGTGTTCGCGGTGCAACGGTTTGGCACGGGCGGTGTGGGACTGGTCTTCGGTCCGGTGACCGCAGTCTGGTTCCTGGCTATCGGCCTGTCCGGGCTCAAGCACATCATCGCCGATCCGGAGATCCTGTGGGCGATCAGCCCGCACTATATCGTCGCCTTCCTGATTCATTCGCCAGATGTCGCCTTCGTCACCATCGGTGCCATCTTCCTCGCCGTCACCGGCGCCGAGGCTCTCTATGCCGATCTCGGCCATTTCGGCCGCAAGCCGATCGTGCTGGCCTGGCTGTCGATCGTGTTCCCTTGCCTGCTGCTCAACTATGCCGGGCAGGGCGCCTTTGTGCTGGCCAAGAACGGGGTGGTCGGCCATCCGTTCTTCGAGATGAACGAAGGCTGGATGCTTATCCCGATGGTGGTGCTGGCGACCGCCGCGACGGTCATCGCCAGCCAGGCGGTGATTTCGGGTGCCTTCTCGCTGACCAGGCAGGCGGTGCAGCTCAACATGCTGCCGCGGCTCGAAATCCTGCATACGTCGGAAAAACAGTCCGGCCAGATCTACATGCCGCGCGTCAACCTCTTGCTGGCGCTGGTGGTGATGCTGCTGGTGGTCGGGTTCGGCGAGTCCAGCAAGCTCGCCTCCGCTTATGGCATCTCGGTGACCGGCAACATGCTGGTGACGACAGTACTGCTCTATGTCGTCATGACGCGTATCTGGAAATGGCGGCTGAGGGTGGCAATCCCGCTGACCGCACTGTTTGCCTTAATCGACATCGGCTTCTTCGCTTCCAACATCGTCAAGGTGTTCGAGGGCGGCTGGGCCTCGCTGGCGGTGGCCTTCACCATTGTCACAGCCATGTGGACCTGGGTGCGCGGCAGCCGCTACCTGTTCGACAAGACCCGCCGTAACGAGATCCCGCTCGATTTCCTCGCCGGCAATCTGTTGAAGAAGAAGCCGCAGCTGGTGTCCGGCACCGCGGTGTTCCTGACCAGCGATCCGCTCAGCGCGCCGACAGCGCTCATGCACAGCCTGAAGCACTACAAGGTGCTGCATGAGCAGAACGTCATCCTTTCGGTGGTGACGGCGCCGCAGCCGGTGGTGCCCGATAGCGACCGGGTCAAGATGGAGACGGTCAACGAACTGTTCATGCGGGTGACACTGACGTTCGGCTACATGGAACAGCCCAATATTCCGCGCGCGCTGGCGATCTGCCGCAAGCAGGGCTGGAAGTTCGACATCATGACGACATCCTTCTTCCTGTCGCGCCGGTCGCTCAAGGCCTCGCCCAATTCCGGCATGCCGGTGTGGCAGGACCGGCTGTTCATCGGTCTGGCGCGCACGGCCGCCGACGCCACCGAATATTTCCAGATCCCGACCGGACGCGTGGTGGAAATCGGTACGCAGGTGGCGATCTGA
- a CDS encoding SDR family oxidoreductase produces MSGELVLVTGGSGFLGAHCILELLKGGYRVRTTVRSSKREADVLAMLKAGGIEPGDRLSFAIADLTSDAGWPQAVAGCDYVLHVASPFPPGVPKQEDDLIIPAREGALRVLRAARDAGVKRVVLTSSFAAIGYGKMPPGPFTEENWTDPTAKVSAYVKSKTLAERAAWDFIAAEGGRLELAVVNPVGIFGPVLGADHSTSTEFVQRMMNGAMPGLPRLSFGVVDARDVADLHVRAMTNPAAKGERFLAVSGDFMTVREIAQTVKARLGDAASRVSTRQLPDWLVRIVGLFNAEAAQLVTELGKVKNATNAKAVRVLGWAPRSREDALAATGESLVRLGLLKTSK; encoded by the coding sequence ATGAGCGGCGAATTGGTGCTTGTCACCGGCGGATCGGGTTTCCTCGGCGCCCACTGTATCCTTGAACTCCTGAAGGGCGGCTACCGCGTACGCACCACGGTGCGCAGCTCCAAGCGCGAAGCCGATGTGCTGGCCATGCTCAAGGCCGGCGGCATCGAGCCAGGCGACAGGCTGTCCTTCGCCATCGCCGACCTCACGAGCGACGCAGGCTGGCCGCAAGCCGTCGCCGGTTGCGACTACGTGCTCCATGTCGCCTCGCCATTTCCGCCGGGCGTGCCCAAGCAAGAGGACGATCTGATCATCCCGGCTCGCGAGGGTGCGCTGCGGGTGCTGCGGGCGGCGCGGGATGCTGGCGTCAAACGCGTCGTGCTGACCTCGTCCTTCGCGGCCATCGGCTATGGCAAGATGCCGCCCGGGCCGTTCACCGAGGAGAACTGGACCGATCCGACGGCCAAGGTCAGCGCCTATGTGAAGTCGAAGACGCTTGCCGAGCGCGCGGCCTGGGATTTCATCGCTGCCGAGGGCGGCAGGCTGGAGTTGGCGGTCGTCAACCCGGTCGGCATCTTCGGACCGGTTCTCGGCGCCGACCATTCGACCTCCACCGAATTTGTCCAGCGGATGATGAACGGCGCCATGCCGGGGTTGCCGCGTCTGTCCTTCGGCGTGGTCGACGCACGCGACGTGGCGGACCTGCATGTGCGTGCCATGACCAATCCAGCCGCCAAGGGCGAGCGCTTCCTCGCGGTATCAGGCGACTTCATGACCGTGCGGGAAATCGCGCAGACCGTGAAGGCGCGGCTCGGCGACGCGGCGTCGCGCGTCTCGACGAGGCAGCTTCCCGATTGGCTGGTGCGGATCGTCGGATTGTTCAACGCCGAAGCCGCGCAACTGGTTACGGAACTGGGCAAGGTCAAGAATGCCACCAACGCCAAGGCGGTGCGTGTGCTCGGCTGGGCGCCGCGCTCGCGCGAAGACGCGCTGGCCGCCACCGGTGAGAGCCTGGTCCGGCTCGGCCTGCTCAAGACATCGAAGTAG
- a CDS encoding SDR family oxidoreductase, whose product MTATLLVTGASGQLGRSVINHLLDTFKVPAARIIATTRTPANLADLAARGVTVRQADFDDTASLPKTFEGADRALIISTNELAIQGKRREQQLAAVAAAGKAGVKHLLYTSLPNTEPGSPVLFAPDHYDTEQAIKASGIPYTIFRNGWYDENLFMAVPQILASGQWYTSAGDGAISYGARDDLAAAIAAGLASQTVDSKTYTLTGPKAYTTAEVAALVTEATGKPIQVVQLSDEALTEGMKAAGLPEPIAKLLVSFDAATRAGGLGMVTDSVETLSGRKSVSLKQFLEANKAALAG is encoded by the coding sequence ATGACCGCAACCCTTCTCGTCACCGGCGCTTCCGGCCAGCTCGGCCGCAGCGTCATCAACCACCTGCTGGACACATTCAAGGTACCGGCGGCCCGGATCATCGCCACCACGCGCACGCCCGCCAACCTTGCGGATCTTGCAGCGCGCGGGGTCACCGTCCGCCAGGCGGACTTCGATGACACGGCATCGCTGCCAAAGACCTTCGAAGGCGCCGACCGGGCGCTCATCATCTCGACCAACGAGTTGGCGATCCAGGGAAAGCGTCGCGAGCAGCAACTGGCGGCGGTCGCCGCTGCCGGAAAAGCCGGTGTCAAGCATCTGCTCTACACCTCCTTGCCCAACACTGAGCCGGGCTCGCCGGTCCTCTTCGCGCCTGACCACTACGATACCGAGCAGGCGATCAAGGCGAGCGGCATCCCCTACACGATCTTCCGCAATGGCTGGTACGACGAGAACCTCTTCATGGCGGTGCCGCAGATCCTCGCATCGGGCCAATGGTATACGTCCGCGGGCGACGGCGCCATTTCCTATGGAGCGCGCGACGATCTCGCCGCGGCCATAGCCGCGGGGCTGGCCTCGCAAACCGTTGACAGCAAGACCTACACGCTGACCGGCCCCAAGGCCTATACGACAGCCGAAGTCGCCGCGCTTGTCACCGAAGCTACCGGCAAGCCGATCCAGGTCGTCCAGCTCTCCGATGAAGCACTGACGGAGGGCATGAAGGCCGCAGGGCTTCCCGAGCCGATCGCCAAGCTTCTGGTGTCATTCGACGCCGCCACGCGCGCCGGCGGCCTTGGCATGGTGACGGATTCGGTCGAGACGCTTTCCGGTCGAAAGTCGGTATCGCTGAAACAGTTCCTGGAAGCCAACAAAGCCGCGCTGGCTGGTTGA
- a CDS encoding winged helix-turn-helix transcriptional regulator yields MDSKIINLKSKLDIYKAMTGGGNLADCPVRDVIQGLNGKWSSLLMAALAEQPYRFGELRRLVPDISQRMLTQTLYDLQRDGYVHREVFPTKPPSVEYSLTDLGRSMFDALQHLLQWAEFNHDAVRAARAGFDATQA; encoded by the coding sequence GTGGACAGCAAGATCATCAATCTGAAATCCAAACTCGACATCTACAAAGCCATGACCGGCGGCGGCAATCTCGCCGATTGCCCGGTCCGAGACGTCATCCAGGGGCTTAACGGCAAGTGGAGTTCGCTGTTGATGGCGGCGCTGGCCGAGCAGCCTTATCGCTTCGGCGAGTTGCGGCGGCTGGTTCCCGACATCTCGCAGCGCATGCTGACCCAGACGCTCTACGATCTGCAGCGCGACGGCTATGTGCATCGCGAAGTGTTCCCGACCAAGCCGCCGAGCGTCGAATATAGCCTCACCGATCTCGGGCGCTCGATGTTCGATGCATTGCAGCATTTGTTGCAGTGGGCCGAATTCAACCATGATGCGGTGCGCGCGGCACGGGCCGGCTTCGACGCAACACAGGCTTGA
- a CDS encoding FAD-dependent oxidoreductase: MSRPVRLGGISISYDIAIAGAGPAGLAMALYLKRAGHRVTIFERFEKPKPVGSGLILQPTGLTVLADLGLLDDIMALGARIDRLHGADAWTGRTVLDVRYDAHRGRRFGLAVHRAALFGTLFRAARREAIVIETSVEIETMEAGERATLICGNGRRAGPFDLIVDASGSRSKLRQSVANAGAPRPLSYGAFWASLGWRGEGFDEHALLQRYDKASVMIGVLPIGRPEPGAEKMAAFFWSLKPDDADAVRAAGLDAWKERVVRLWPQSEAFTRQIDSFDQLSLARYGHHTMKLPVGRRLAVIGDAAHSTSPQLGQGANMALLDAAALSHALARTRSVEAALEAYAKARRWHVRVFQALSLAFTPFYQSDSVALPFIRDRLVATIAKIPPAPRLLASMVAGTVIDPFRRAGLREARWDFGQNPGHGTTAS; encoded by the coding sequence TTGTCCCGGCCAGTTCGGCTTGGGGGCATCAGCATTTCCTACGACATCGCAATTGCAGGCGCCGGCCCGGCGGGGCTGGCCATGGCGCTTTATCTCAAGCGGGCAGGGCACAGGGTCACCATCTTCGAGCGCTTCGAGAAGCCGAAGCCGGTCGGCTCCGGGCTGATCCTGCAGCCGACCGGCTTGACGGTTCTGGCCGATCTCGGCCTGCTCGACGATATCATGGCGCTTGGCGCTCGGATCGACCGGCTGCATGGCGCCGATGCCTGGACCGGCCGCACCGTGCTCGACGTTCGCTATGATGCCCACCGCGGCCGCCGTTTTGGGCTGGCGGTGCACCGGGCGGCCCTGTTCGGTACGCTTTTTCGCGCCGCCCGGCGCGAGGCGATCGTCATCGAGACCAGCGTCGAGATCGAGACCATGGAGGCCGGCGAACGGGCGACGCTGATCTGTGGCAATGGACGACGGGCAGGGCCGTTCGATCTAATCGTCGACGCCAGCGGCTCACGCTCGAAACTGCGGCAGAGCGTGGCCAATGCAGGTGCGCCACGGCCGCTCAGCTATGGCGCGTTCTGGGCATCGCTCGGCTGGCGCGGCGAAGGGTTTGACGAGCACGCGCTCTTGCAGCGCTACGACAAGGCCAGCGTGATGATCGGCGTGCTGCCGATCGGCCGGCCGGAGCCCGGCGCCGAAAAAATGGCGGCCTTCTTCTGGAGCCTGAAGCCTGATGATGCCGACGCGGTGCGCGCTGCCGGCCTCGACGCCTGGAAGGAGAGGGTGGTGCGGCTGTGGCCGCAAAGCGAGGCGTTCACCCGCCAGATCGACAGTTTCGACCAATTGTCGCTGGCCCGCTACGGCCACCACACGATGAAGCTTCCGGTCGGCCGAAGATTGGCCGTCATCGGCGATGCCGCGCATTCGACCAGCCCGCAGCTTGGGCAAGGAGCCAACATGGCGCTGCTCGACGCGGCGGCGCTCAGCCATGCGCTGGCACGCACGCGGAGCGTCGAGGCAGCACTTGAGGCCTATGCCAAGGCGCGGCGCTGGCACGTGCGTGTGTTCCAGGCGCTGTCGCTGGCGTTCACGCCGTTCTACCAATCGGATTCCGTGGCGCTGCCCTTCATCCGCGACAGGCTGGTGGCGACCATCGCAAAGATCCCGCCGGCGCCGCGGCTTCTGGCTTCGATGGTCGCCGGCACGGTGATCGATCCGTTCAGGCGGGCAGGGCTGAGGGAAGCGCGATGGGATTTCGGACAAAATCCAGGTCATGGTACGACTGCATCATAG
- a CDS encoding CHAT domain-containing protein gives MRVAASMLAMLIVALSMPKAYAQTTSQPGQQHPSDGQAALAARIDAAYRLMMDAGRFDEGYAQLRAALLATARSDLYEFTVESYSNAGATFLNNQILDEAEEIFAEGLKTRAMRQDVAKRADFYLNYAMLKQAEKDYQGFVSMCATATNLYAHYHGKESQELLYANDVLATGVAAFGQIASAINIEQRNLKLAEQVTGTDDRFIWKLQNNLADMLRQMGAPTRALHYDLAVLEKRIGYYGPDHFNVLVSANNTAQDYLDLGKYDEALRHFQQNRDIAVVLKQEGNLVEQADAWVLYTRVLSGVQPLDQPTLAQLRQLTTDPNYPEILAIKIANLLAAHFTAVGDTESSMAQLERAYSVAGSTYGVVHPLTFAARQAMANLKARRNPAAAAADFAALDDDMLRWNWFQVSTSGNPVVAEASRALADDMLYDYARLAKDNASVVPAFAEAVRRWPTLENKKRDLLRRLYRLIDPNDLETRHLIEAGIRLSLAYQEAASSGDSSDDPGAVQPDQVEAAYQKAIAKAMAKYSFSQGLVDKPLPSAGTLLKPNQALIDYFITRKWRADRESAEPLEDERLYAIVTRKDQQPRLYDLGDPRRLIPAARETRMANLRSTRSAQERGAVTLVDLNATFTGLYAGLIGPLEPSLGGADTLFVVPDGKLFSVPFPLLQDGKGATLDDRFAVRMLTRPESLLNAGVGQSLPRTGRALLAGGLDYARGPEKGAEPLPGTRKEVDAIASILRADDYSVHMLTGTAARERTLREAMEQATVAHLATHGAYRDEKEGGVGGVNALWQSQVVLSQAGDRQSMKRDDDDGRLYGMELMSWDLSGLDLLVLSACETARGQETFVGGLRGLPTAINIAGAKRSLLTLWPVDDAGTAAFMVGFYRYLADGQTYPEALRQTRRDARAGKIPGAQDPRVWAAFVMFEN, from the coding sequence ATGCGCGTTGCGGCTTCGATGCTGGCGATGTTGATCGTCGCGCTGTCTATGCCGAAGGCATACGCCCAGACGACAAGCCAGCCGGGCCAACAGCACCCATCGGACGGCCAGGCCGCGCTGGCCGCCCGCATCGACGCTGCCTACAGACTGATGATGGACGCGGGACGCTTCGACGAAGGCTATGCGCAATTGCGGGCAGCGCTGCTCGCCACCGCCAGAAGCGACCTCTACGAATTCACCGTGGAGAGTTACTCGAACGCGGGCGCGACTTTCCTCAACAACCAGATCCTCGACGAAGCCGAGGAGATTTTTGCCGAGGGGCTGAAGACAAGGGCCATGCGGCAGGATGTCGCCAAGCGCGCCGACTTTTATCTCAACTACGCAATGCTGAAGCAGGCGGAGAAGGATTATCAGGGCTTCGTGTCAATGTGCGCGACAGCCACCAACTTGTACGCCCACTATCACGGCAAGGAGTCGCAGGAACTCCTGTATGCCAACGACGTGTTGGCGACCGGGGTCGCGGCGTTCGGTCAGATCGCTTCAGCCATCAACATCGAGCAGCGCAATCTGAAGTTGGCCGAGCAGGTAACCGGTACCGATGATCGTTTCATCTGGAAACTGCAGAACAATCTGGCCGACATGCTGCGCCAGATGGGAGCTCCGACACGCGCCTTGCACTATGATCTGGCCGTTCTGGAGAAGCGGATCGGCTACTACGGCCCGGACCACTTCAACGTTCTGGTCAGCGCCAACAACACCGCGCAGGACTATCTGGACCTTGGCAAATACGACGAGGCCTTGCGCCACTTCCAGCAGAACCGGGACATTGCCGTCGTTCTCAAGCAGGAAGGCAATCTGGTCGAACAGGCCGATGCTTGGGTGCTCTATACCAGGGTGCTCTCTGGTGTGCAGCCGCTCGATCAGCCAACGCTGGCACAGTTGCGGCAACTGACCACCGACCCGAACTATCCCGAGATACTGGCAATCAAGATCGCCAACCTGCTGGCCGCGCATTTCACTGCCGTGGGCGACACCGAAAGCAGCATGGCCCAACTCGAACGGGCCTATAGCGTCGCCGGATCGACTTACGGGGTGGTGCATCCGCTGACATTTGCCGCGCGCCAGGCGATGGCCAATCTCAAGGCAAGGAGGAATCCTGCCGCCGCGGCCGCCGATTTCGCTGCTCTCGACGATGACATGCTGCGTTGGAATTGGTTCCAGGTGAGCACATCAGGCAATCCCGTCGTTGCCGAGGCGAGCCGCGCCCTGGCCGACGACATGCTCTACGACTATGCGCGCCTCGCAAAGGACAATGCGTCGGTGGTGCCGGCGTTTGCCGAAGCCGTGCGCCGCTGGCCGACGCTTGAAAATAAAAAACGCGACCTGTTGCGCAGGCTATACCGCCTGATCGATCCGAACGATCTGGAGACACGGCACTTGATCGAGGCCGGGATCCGGCTGTCCCTGGCCTATCAGGAGGCGGCTTCCAGTGGTGACAGTTCCGATGATCCGGGTGCGGTGCAGCCCGACCAGGTTGAGGCGGCGTACCAGAAGGCCATCGCCAAAGCCATGGCCAAGTACAGTTTCAGCCAGGGCCTGGTGGACAAGCCGCTACCTTCTGCCGGCACCCTGCTGAAGCCAAACCAGGCGCTGATCGATTACTTCATCACCCGCAAGTGGCGGGCGGATCGGGAGAGCGCCGAACCGCTGGAAGACGAGCGCCTCTATGCGATCGTCACGCGCAAGGACCAGCAGCCGCGCCTCTACGATCTCGGCGATCCGCGCAGGCTCATCCCGGCCGCTCGCGAAACACGCATGGCAAACCTGAGGTCGACGCGTTCCGCGCAGGAGCGCGGTGCCGTGACGTTGGTCGACCTGAACGCCACATTCACCGGGCTTTATGCCGGTCTGATCGGACCGCTGGAGCCGTCGCTCGGTGGCGCCGACACGCTCTTCGTGGTGCCGGACGGCAAACTGTTTTCGGTGCCGTTCCCCCTGCTGCAGGACGGCAAGGGCGCGACGCTTGATGACCGCTTCGCCGTGCGCATGCTGACGCGGCCGGAATCGCTGCTGAACGCCGGCGTCGGCCAGAGTCTTCCCAGGACCGGCAGAGCCCTGCTGGCCGGCGGGTTGGACTATGCGCGAGGTCCCGAAAAGGGGGCGGAGCCGTTGCCGGGCACCCGCAAGGAGGTGGATGCGATCGCCTCGATCCTGCGCGCCGATGACTATTCGGTCCATATGCTGACCGGAACGGCGGCCAGGGAGCGGACGCTGCGCGAGGCTATGGAGCAGGCGACGGTCGCGCATCTGGCCACCCACGGCGCTTATCGTGACGAGAAAGAGGGCGGGGTGGGCGGCGTGAACGCCCTTTGGCAGAGCCAGGTCGTGCTGTCGCAAGCCGGAGACCGGCAGTCGATGAAACGTGACGATGATGACGGCCGGCTCTATGGCATGGAGCTGATGAGCTGGGATCTGTCGGGGCTCGACCTGCTTGTCCTGTCCGCTTGTGAGACGGCGCGAGGCCAGGAGACATTCGTCGGTGGCTTGCGTGGCCTGCCGACGGCAATCAACATCGCCGGCGCCAAGCGCTCGTTGCTGACGCTGTGGCCGGTGGACGACGCCGGTACCGCCGCCTTCATGGTCGGGTTCTACCGTTATCTTGCCGACGGACAGACCTATCCGGAAGCACTTCGCCAGACCCGCCGCGATGCCCGCGCAGGCAAGATACCGGGCGCCCAGGATCCGAGGGTCTGGGCCGCCTTTGTCATGTTCGAGAACTGA
- a CDS encoding glutathione S-transferase family protein, which translates to MSDKLVLVSHPLCPYVQRAAISLAEKGVPFERVDIDLADKPVWFKAISPLGKVPLLRVQQDGKETMVFESAVILEFLEETQAGALHPADPYARARHRAWIEYGSAILNAIGRFYSAPAEAGFLAESGALSAMFERLEAELADNADRSGPWFAGNRFSLVDAVYGPIFRYLDAFDRIGDFGILDGKPRVQAWRKALNDRPSIRNAVAPDYPQRLHAFLQAKGSFLSSLIRRSDAAGSFALARSA; encoded by the coding sequence ATGTCCGACAAACTCGTTCTCGTCAGCCATCCTCTGTGCCCCTATGTCCAACGCGCCGCGATCTCGCTGGCCGAGAAAGGCGTGCCGTTCGAACGCGTCGACATCGACCTCGCCGACAAGCCTGTGTGGTTCAAGGCGATCTCGCCGCTCGGCAAGGTGCCGCTGCTGCGCGTTCAGCAAGATGGCAAGGAGACTATGGTCTTCGAATCCGCGGTCATCCTCGAATTCCTGGAGGAAACGCAGGCCGGCGCTCTCCACCCGGCCGATCCCTACGCCCGTGCCCGGCACCGTGCCTGGATCGAATACGGCTCGGCCATCCTCAACGCCATCGGTCGCTTCTATTCAGCCCCGGCCGAAGCCGGCTTCCTTGCCGAATCCGGTGCGCTATCCGCCATGTTTGAGCGCCTCGAAGCCGAACTCGCTGACAACGCCGACCGGAGCGGCCCATGGTTCGCCGGCAACCGGTTCTCGCTCGTCGATGCGGTGTACGGGCCGATTTTCAGATACCTAGACGCTTTCGACCGGATCGGCGATTTCGGCATCCTGGACGGCAAGCCGCGCGTCCAGGCCTGGCGGAAAGCCTTGAATGATCGACCGTCGATCAGGAACGCCGTGGCGCCGGACTATCCGCAACGCCTGCATGCCTTCCTGCAAGCGAAGGGATCTTTCCTGTCGAGCCTCATCCGCCGAAGCGATGCAGCCGGATCATTTGCGTTGGCGCGATCCGCGTGA
- a CDS encoding MarR family winged helix-turn-helix transcriptional regulator, giving the protein MTEKATPSPEAIKAWARLMRVSRQLVERAEDALKEGGLPPLAWYDVLHELAEAGEGGLRPFQLIERTLFAQYNISRLLARLEADGQVEKLPVADDGRGQTIRITAKGRETRRRMWAVYGRSIAELVGARLSPDELKTVSALLGRLRHPPAGD; this is encoded by the coding sequence ATGACCGAGAAAGCCACGCCTTCGCCGGAGGCCATCAAGGCCTGGGCTCGCCTGATGCGTGTTTCGCGCCAATTGGTGGAGCGTGCCGAAGACGCCCTGAAAGAGGGCGGCCTGCCGCCGCTTGCCTGGTACGATGTGCTGCATGAGCTGGCCGAGGCGGGCGAGGGCGGGTTGAGGCCATTTCAATTGATCGAGCGCACCCTGTTTGCGCAGTACAACATTTCGCGGCTACTGGCGCGGCTTGAGGCCGACGGCCAGGTCGAGAAGCTGCCGGTGGCGGACGATGGCCGCGGCCAGACCATCCGCATCACAGCCAAGGGGCGCGAGACGCGCCGCCGGATGTGGGCCGTTTACGGGCGGTCGATCGCCGAACTGGTTGGCGCCAGGCTTTCACCGGACGAGCTGAAAACGGTGTCGGCCCTGCTTGGCCGGCTGCGTCATCCGCCTGCCGGCGATTGA